One part of the Terrimicrobium sacchariphilum genome encodes these proteins:
- the rarD gene encoding EamA family transporter RarD: MNTEAKSRQGVIYALLAYGSWGLFPLYWKQFGSVPAAEVICHRLLWSLVFLVILAAAWKQLAPCLRVIRSPRLVGLLFLTAALLSFNWGLFVYGVNTGQVVETSLGYFINPLVNVLLGAVVLRERLTRAQIIAVLLATVGVIYFGWHLWKVPWIALGIASSFGIYGLLRKMVPIDPLPGLLVETAVMAPVALILLGIFAGHGSMHFLDTPKITLLLMGGGIVTAFPLIWFISAAKLLPLSTLGFFQYLAPTLQLLVGVFVFHERFTLRDGIAFAFIWTAIALFMASSRFRARKEPVIEPAA, translated from the coding sequence GTGAATACGGAAGCCAAGAGTCGCCAGGGAGTGATCTACGCATTGCTGGCGTATGGCTCATGGGGACTTTTCCCGCTATATTGGAAGCAGTTTGGTTCGGTGCCAGCCGCCGAGGTCATCTGCCACCGCCTGCTATGGTCGTTGGTTTTCCTGGTGATTCTGGCCGCAGCTTGGAAACAGCTTGCGCCCTGTCTGCGTGTGATTCGTTCACCCAGGCTGGTGGGCCTTCTTTTCCTCACAGCTGCCCTGCTGAGTTTCAACTGGGGGCTCTTTGTCTACGGAGTGAATACCGGGCAGGTGGTGGAAACGAGTCTTGGCTACTTTATCAACCCACTGGTCAATGTACTGCTAGGCGCCGTGGTACTCCGGGAGCGCCTCACTCGTGCGCAGATCATCGCCGTGCTCCTCGCCACGGTGGGAGTCATCTATTTTGGCTGGCACCTCTGGAAGGTACCCTGGATCGCTCTGGGTATTGCGTCGAGCTTCGGCATCTATGGATTGCTCCGCAAGATGGTGCCAATCGATCCCCTGCCCGGCCTGCTGGTGGAGACGGCTGTCATGGCACCCGTCGCACTGATCCTGCTGGGAATATTTGCCGGGCATGGTTCGATGCATTTTCTAGACACGCCAAAGATCACGCTGCTCCTGATGGGTGGAGGCATCGTGACAGCCTTCCCCCTCATCTGGTTCATCTCCGCGGCCAAGCTGCTCCCGCTGTCGACTCTGGGGTTCTTCCAATACCTCGCACCGACGCTGCAGCTACTCGTCGGAGTCTTCGTTTTTCACGAACGATTCACCCTGCGCGATGGCATTGCCTTCGCCTTCATCTGGACGGCGATCGCGCTCTTCATGGCATCTTCCCGATTCCGCGCCCGGAAGGAACCCGTAATCGAGCCTGCCGCCTAG
- a CDS encoding AraC family transcriptional regulator, whose product MLASPASTNLQFAAECLRKKLDVSNVDRGFFMRGETTRDEIITTYRFILIIDGELRYTLDGTEFRLRAGTQFLVPAWVRRVWTTAAGAGCRITWCEFDDPSESIRGFLRRRLSPAERKNESAAYASLRKLHLSEDNDWRALHLEAALKVMLTRFLQHAQPAASVIPSMAASTIHPRIKEVLRWVHDHFAERDALTQLMQVAELSPNYLRGLFLDAALCTPHEYIERLRLRHARYLLRESNWQMKRIAAEVGYDDPLYFSRLYRRFWKYPPSAERRPA is encoded by the coding sequence ATGCTCGCCTCCCCGGCATCCACCAACCTCCAGTTCGCAGCAGAATGCCTGCGCAAGAAGCTGGACGTGAGCAATGTTGATCGGGGCTTCTTTATGAGAGGTGAAACCACGCGGGATGAAATCATTACAACCTATCGATTCATCCTCATCATTGACGGGGAGCTGCGCTATACTCTCGATGGGACGGAGTTCCGGCTCCGGGCTGGCACGCAGTTTCTCGTACCCGCGTGGGTGCGCAGAGTCTGGACGACGGCCGCAGGCGCGGGCTGTAGGATCACATGGTGCGAGTTTGACGATCCGAGCGAGAGCATTCGAGGCTTCCTGCGACGACGTCTTTCTCCGGCCGAACGAAAAAACGAGAGCGCAGCCTACGCCAGCCTGAGGAAACTGCACCTGAGTGAGGATAACGATTGGCGCGCGCTGCATCTTGAGGCCGCCTTGAAGGTGATGCTGACACGGTTTCTCCAGCATGCGCAGCCCGCAGCATCCGTCATACCCTCCATGGCGGCATCCACAATTCATCCCCGGATCAAGGAGGTCTTGCGCTGGGTCCACGATCACTTTGCTGAACGCGATGCCCTGACCCAGCTGATGCAGGTGGCGGAGCTCAGTCCCAATTACCTGCGCGGTCTGTTCCTCGATGCGGCGCTGTGCACCCCCCATGAGTATATTGAACGTTTGCGTCTGCGTCATGCCCGCTACCTCCTGAGAGAGAGCAACTGGCAGATGAAGCGGATCGCCGCCGAGGTGGGGTACGACGATCCCCTCTATTTTTCGCGGCTCTACCGGCGTTTTTGGAAATACCCTCCGAGTGCCGAAAGACGGCCTGCCTAG
- a CDS encoding LacI family DNA-binding transcriptional regulator, translated as MSDTPTLATIARLLGVTPITVSRALRGQPGVGEEIRGKVRKAAAELGYRPDYFAAAMAGRRLGGKTVGGAIACLVGHQNADPRGRYEHYELVFGGMRERCAEMGFSLDTFWVFDPGMSTSRLHQILQARGIEGCVLMSLSPNEMAFPWERYCLVQAAANTMHAEVDYSAIDYYNATHSALTRMRARLRDEIALVLPPDLNSALRERIVGAYHAFHASTGSRHTRNMVLSAVSARRQRKRLGAALCWGCEEAKLVLDSLMVPSGRVASLHLLHRDVEYPGMLIPYRELGAVAVDLLWKKMRERRYGITEECRGLVIEGKWEGTVAA; from the coding sequence ATGTCGGACACGCCCACGCTAGCCACCATAGCTCGTCTTCTCGGAGTTACTCCGATCACGGTATCCAGAGCCCTCCGTGGGCAACCAGGTGTGGGGGAGGAAATTCGCGGCAAGGTCAGGAAGGCCGCTGCGGAACTCGGCTATCGTCCGGACTATTTTGCAGCCGCGATGGCGGGTCGCCGCCTGGGAGGCAAGACGGTGGGCGGAGCAATTGCCTGCCTGGTGGGACATCAAAACGCCGATCCGAGGGGCCGGTATGAACACTATGAACTCGTCTTCGGTGGTATGCGAGAGCGTTGCGCCGAGATGGGATTTTCGCTCGACACATTTTGGGTTTTCGACCCTGGAATGTCAACGTCCCGGCTGCACCAGATCCTTCAGGCGCGAGGCATCGAGGGCTGCGTGTTAATGTCGCTCTCCCCGAATGAAATGGCTTTTCCCTGGGAGCGTTACTGCCTCGTCCAGGCTGCAGCCAATACGATGCATGCGGAGGTCGACTACAGTGCGATTGATTATTATAATGCAACGCATTCGGCATTGACTCGGATGCGGGCTCGTTTGCGGGATGAGATCGCGTTGGTGCTGCCGCCTGATTTGAACTCCGCGCTGCGAGAACGTATTGTCGGTGCGTACCATGCCTTTCATGCCTCCACGGGCTCTCGCCATACGCGGAACATGGTGCTTTCAGCCGTGTCGGCCCGCAGACAGCGAAAGCGGTTGGGAGCAGCGCTTTGCTGGGGGTGTGAAGAGGCAAAGCTGGTGCTCGACAGCCTGATGGTTCCCTCCGGTCGTGTGGCCAGCCTGCATCTCCTGCACCGGGATGTGGAGTATCCCGGAATGCTCATTCCGTACCGCGAGCTGGGGGCTGTGGCGGTCGACCTTCTTTGGAAGAAAATGCGAGAGCGAAGATACGGCATCACAGAGGAGTGCCGCGGCCTCGTGATCGAAGGAAAATGGGAGGGGACCGTGGCCGCCTAG
- a CDS encoding glycoside hydrolase family 30 protein, protein MLADKSVLFQTHIGFGGAFTEAAAHTFHRLGSKNREALVRAYFDNEVGHGYTLCRTHINSCDFALGNYASVEQAGDTDLKTFTLDRERREILPLIKEALAATREKVLLFASPWSPPAWMKTTERMNEGGKLKPEHRAAWAEYYVRYIREMEVEGLSIWGITVQNEPAATQPWDSCEYTAEEERDFVRDHLGPALKRAGLSDVKIIIWDHNRDMLVHRASVAYHDPEAAKYIWGAGFHWYVADKFDNVRLLHDAWPEKHLLFTEGCQEGGPHIGEWALGERYARSIINDLNHWTEGWVDWNLLLDETGGPNHVGNHCSAPILADTRTDTLLFQTSYYYIGHFSRFIRPGARRALCATTSDAVEATAYLNPDGTLAVVVMNPLEHNTNIELSVGNDRSLIQQPARSISTFVYPA, encoded by the coding sequence GTGTTGGCTGACAAGTCCGTTCTCTTTCAAACACATATCGGCTTCGGCGGAGCATTTACCGAGGCTGCGGCACATACCTTTCATCGCTTGGGATCAAAGAACCGCGAGGCGCTTGTTCGTGCCTACTTCGATAATGAAGTTGGCCATGGATACACATTATGTCGCACACACATTAACAGCTGCGACTTTGCTCTGGGCAACTACGCAAGCGTCGAACAGGCCGGCGATACTGATCTGAAAACCTTTACCCTCGATCGAGAGCGTCGCGAAATCCTGCCTCTCATCAAGGAAGCGCTGGCCGCGACACGGGAAAAAGTCCTCCTGTTTGCCTCGCCGTGGTCACCTCCGGCCTGGATGAAAACAACTGAAAGGATGAATGAAGGCGGCAAGCTCAAACCTGAGCACCGGGCCGCCTGGGCGGAATATTATGTGCGCTACATCCGCGAGATGGAGGTCGAGGGGCTGTCGATCTGGGGCATCACCGTGCAGAACGAACCCGCCGCAACCCAGCCCTGGGACTCCTGTGAATACACCGCAGAGGAAGAAAGGGACTTCGTTCGCGATCATCTTGGCCCGGCTCTGAAGCGAGCGGGACTTTCCGATGTGAAGATCATCATCTGGGATCACAACCGCGACATGCTGGTGCATCGCGCCAGCGTCGCGTACCACGATCCAGAAGCTGCGAAATATATCTGGGGCGCGGGCTTCCACTGGTATGTTGCTGACAAGTTCGACAACGTGCGCCTGCTGCACGATGCCTGGCCAGAGAAGCATCTGCTCTTCACCGAGGGCTGCCAGGAAGGAGGACCCCATATCGGTGAGTGGGCGCTGGGGGAACGCTACGCCCGATCCATTATCAACGACTTGAATCACTGGACCGAGGGCTGGGTCGATTGGAATCTCCTGCTCGACGAAACGGGCGGCCCGAATCATGTCGGCAACCATTGCAGCGCTCCGATCCTGGCTGACACGCGGACCGATACCCTGCTTTTCCAGACGTCATACTATTACATTGGACATTTTTCGCGTTTCATCCGCCCGGGAGCACGTCGCGCCCTCTGCGCGACGACCTCCGATGCCGTGGAAGCCACCGCCTACCTGAACCCCGACGGAACATTGGCTGTCGTGGTAATGAACCCACTCGAGCACAATACCAACATCGAGCTTTCGGTCGGCAACGACAGGAGTTTGATCCAGCAGCCAGCCCGCTCAATCTCGACCTTCGTCTATCCAGCCTAG
- a CDS encoding FAD-dependent oxidoreductase codes for MSLFASPIPWFWREAAAWGDAGQMNDTIHEPARDLPVIGDYDLCVIGGSCTGVFAAVRAARLGLSVAIVERMGSLGGVATLSLVNVWHSPYDEVFQRRIFRGLTVELIDRLRERGAVRERDRDPSWAWAFNSAEMQIDLDELVAEHGITSWLHVLFSGPLIENDRLVGVAVETKSGREAIRARFFIDASGDGDLCTRAGAETYRASRHQPATACALFGGWDGLRDTDWQGLLRQHGCEFGLPEGFAWGAMVPDSEAYMLAATRVHEDCSTATGFARAEVEGRRQVRAIHDLLRKYAPAARLSLLALPARIGIRETRHVRCLHRLTGEEVLYGRRFSDAIANGSYRVDIHHADKPGITFRYLNGSEVYARPGYADVCSRWRSASDENPTFYQIPYRSLVPVSPHGNLLAAGRFIDADEQAHAAIRVMVNMNQTGEAAGAAAFLALRDNVPAAQVDLEKLRSTLAEGGSIMI; via the coding sequence ATGTCATTATTTGCGTCCCCCATCCCATGGTTCTGGCGGGAGGCAGCCGCATGGGGTGATGCTGGCCAGATGAATGACACGATTCACGAACCCGCCCGTGACCTGCCCGTGATCGGGGATTACGATCTCTGCGTCATTGGTGGCTCCTGCACCGGGGTGTTTGCCGCAGTGCGGGCCGCGAGGCTGGGGCTTTCCGTTGCCATCGTCGAGCGTATGGGGAGCCTCGGCGGCGTCGCGACGCTGTCTCTCGTCAATGTCTGGCACAGTCCTTACGATGAGGTCTTTCAGCGTAGAATCTTTCGGGGCCTGACTGTGGAACTCATTGACCGCCTCCGTGAACGGGGAGCGGTGAGGGAGCGGGACCGTGATCCTTCGTGGGCCTGGGCTTTCAATTCGGCGGAGATGCAGATCGATCTCGACGAACTCGTGGCGGAACACGGCATCACTTCCTGGCTCCACGTTTTGTTCTCCGGGCCGTTGATCGAAAATGACCGGCTCGTTGGCGTTGCGGTGGAAACCAAATCGGGGCGAGAGGCGATCCGGGCGCGCTTCTTTATTGATGCGAGCGGAGACGGCGATCTCTGCACGCGGGCAGGGGCGGAGACGTACAGGGCGAGCCGGCATCAACCAGCTACCGCGTGTGCGCTCTTTGGTGGATGGGACGGGTTGCGGGACACGGACTGGCAGGGACTCCTGCGCCAGCATGGTTGCGAGTTTGGCTTGCCCGAGGGCTTCGCCTGGGGCGCTATGGTCCCGGATTCCGAAGCGTACATGCTGGCAGCCACACGTGTGCATGAGGATTGCTCAACGGCGACCGGCTTTGCGAGGGCTGAGGTGGAAGGAAGGCGGCAGGTCCGGGCGATTCATGATCTTCTGCGAAAATATGCGCCTGCCGCTCGCCTTTCTCTGCTCGCTCTGCCGGCTCGCATCGGGATTCGCGAGACTCGGCACGTTCGGTGCCTGCATCGATTGACCGGAGAGGAGGTTTTGTATGGACGTCGATTCTCCGATGCCATCGCAAACGGATCCTATCGGGTCGATATTCATCATGCGGACAAACCGGGCATTACCTTCCGGTACCTGAATGGATCGGAGGTCTACGCCCGACCGGGCTACGCGGATGTCTGCTCGCGATGGCGTTCCGCGAGTGATGAGAACCCAACCTTTTATCAAATTCCGTACCGGTCTCTTGTCCCTGTTTCCCCTCATGGCAATCTCCTCGCTGCGGGGCGCTTTATCGATGCCGATGAGCAGGCCCACGCCGCGATTCGCGTGATGGTGAATATGAACCAGACTGGCGAGGCGGCGGGTGCGGCTGCGTTTTTGGCTCTGCGAGACAATGTGCCTGCCGCTCAGGTCGACCTGGAGAAACTCAGGTCGACCCTGGCGGAAGGCGGTTCGATAATGATCTAG
- a CDS encoding ABC transporter ATP-binding protein/permease gives MKVASDSLLPGAQKSRPSIYATAAMGWAGMSCTIAQALLLGVAIDTLWRGQSIPIWVFLAIGAVIVFRAICAGGGRVFAFGASAGAKRETRRAIHRKILELGPARSASERTGGLMHDAVEGVEALDASNGLYFPQFLVGLSAPVVICVVIGILDWVAGLVLLLTAPIAPLLLGLTQSRFRSVSSRYHAAANALSARFLDAVQGLATLKALNAGRAQGTEMAQAGEYFRKETMKLLAVNQLAIFLLDWGFAVGATGAAFVVAALRWQAGAISVGEAIAIVLLSLEIIRQLNLLGAFFFAGAGGRAMSRRICQYLEEPVPVQDAGQRIHRLPSRLGISFEDVSFGYREGSDVLHDVSFSIDPGETVGLLGASGAGKSSIIHLLLRFADPRSGRVTLGGYPLPDLPLEWVRSQMAWVAQDTWLFHGTVAENLRIARPDASLREIVAASRAACIHDFISSLPDGYSTHVGERGVRLSGGQAQRLAIARALLKDAPIVLLDEPTSHIDCACEANLRHALERLMEGRTVLHITHRRHSLSSACRLLYLEGGRIVLNEESRDREAMAA, from the coding sequence ATGAAAGTAGCGAGTGACTCCCTATTGCCCGGTGCGCAAAAGTCCCGTCCATCGATCTATGCGACGGCGGCCATGGGATGGGCTGGAATGAGCTGCACCATTGCTCAAGCTCTTCTTTTGGGCGTGGCGATCGACACTCTTTGGCGAGGTCAGTCCATACCGATATGGGTGTTTCTTGCTATTGGCGCGGTAATCGTCTTCCGCGCGATTTGCGCGGGAGGCGGTAGAGTTTTTGCCTTTGGCGCCTCGGCTGGTGCAAAGAGAGAAACGCGCCGTGCGATTCACCGCAAGATCCTGGAGTTGGGTCCTGCGAGATCAGCCTCCGAGCGGACTGGAGGACTCATGCATGATGCTGTCGAGGGGGTCGAAGCTCTGGATGCGAGCAATGGACTTTATTTTCCGCAATTTCTCGTCGGACTCAGCGCGCCAGTGGTCATCTGTGTCGTCATTGGCATCCTGGACTGGGTTGCCGGACTGGTTCTACTTTTGACCGCTCCTATTGCGCCGCTGTTGCTCGGCCTGACACAGAGTCGGTTCCGCTCCGTGTCTTCCCGGTATCACGCGGCAGCCAACGCGCTAAGTGCCAGGTTTCTCGATGCTGTACAGGGCCTTGCGACTCTCAAGGCACTCAATGCGGGCAGAGCGCAGGGAACGGAAATGGCACAGGCAGGGGAGTATTTCCGGAAGGAAACGATGAAACTTCTCGCCGTCAATCAACTGGCCATCTTTCTGCTGGATTGGGGGTTTGCGGTTGGCGCTACGGGGGCGGCATTTGTCGTTGCGGCCTTGCGTTGGCAAGCAGGTGCGATCTCGGTCGGCGAGGCAATAGCCATCGTTCTATTGAGTCTGGAGATCATCAGGCAGTTGAATCTGCTTGGAGCATTCTTCTTCGCCGGTGCGGGTGGGCGTGCCATGAGTCGTCGCATTTGTCAGTACCTGGAGGAGCCTGTGCCGGTACAAGATGCGGGGCAGCGGATTCACCGCCTGCCTTCCCGTCTCGGCATTAGCTTTGAGGACGTCTCCTTCGGCTACCGCGAGGGTAGCGATGTTTTGCACGATGTGAGTTTCTCGATTGACCCGGGGGAAACGGTCGGACTGCTCGGTGCGAGCGGTGCGGGAAAGAGCTCCATTATTCATCTGCTGCTGCGCTTTGCTGATCCCCGATCGGGCCGCGTGACCCTGGGCGGATATCCTTTGCCCGACCTGCCCCTGGAGTGGGTAAGATCGCAGATGGCGTGGGTGGCCCAGGATACCTGGTTGTTTCATGGCACGGTGGCGGAAAATCTTCGCATTGCACGTCCCGATGCCAGCCTGCGGGAGATCGTGGCGGCATCCCGAGCGGCCTGTATTCACGACTTTATCAGCTCTTTGCCCGATGGCTACAGTACGCATGTCGGCGAGCGTGGTGTGCGCCTGAGCGGCGGGCAGGCCCAGAGGCTTGCCATCGCCAGAGCGCTGCTGAAAGACGCGCCCATCGTTCTCCTCGACGAGCCGACGTCACATATTGACTGCGCCTGTGAAGCGAACCTCAGGCACGCCCTGGAGCGGCTCATGGAGGGGCGTACCGTCTTGCATATCACCCATCGCCGCCACTCGCTCTCTTCTGCCTGCCGACTGCTCTACCTGGAAGGCGGGCGAATCGTTCTGAACGAGGAAAGCAGAGACAGAGAGGCCATGGCTGCCTGA
- a CDS encoding SDR family NAD(P)-dependent oxidoreductase, with protein MDLQLAGKIALVTASSGGIGQEIATSLAREGATVIINGRTSAVVEKAIFSIQSALPHAALLPLVADNGTPEGAELTIALHPDLDILVNNLGIYEVSSFFEESDDSWRQLFEVNILSGVRLSRHYLERMIARDCGRIIFIASEAALTPPPDMAAYSATKAMQLSLSRSLANLTKGTKVTVNTIMPGSTQTEGVARLVQGLFPDLTVEEAGREFMKRDRPNSLISRLIRPEEIADFVAFVSSPLAAAINGAALRVDGGLIHHIT; from the coding sequence ATGGATCTTCAGCTCGCAGGAAAAATCGCCCTGGTAACGGCATCCAGCGGCGGCATTGGTCAGGAAATCGCCACTTCCCTCGCCCGCGAGGGAGCAACTGTCATTATCAACGGCCGGACGTCAGCCGTGGTCGAAAAGGCGATCTTCTCGATCCAATCGGCTCTGCCTCATGCCGCATTGCTTCCACTCGTTGCCGATAATGGGACGCCAGAGGGAGCGGAACTCACCATCGCCTTGCATCCGGATCTGGATATCCTGGTCAACAATCTCGGGATTTACGAAGTCAGCTCATTCTTCGAGGAAAGTGACGATAGCTGGCGCCAGCTCTTCGAGGTAAATATCCTGAGCGGCGTCCGCCTCTCCCGCCACTATCTGGAGCGGATGATCGCAAGGGACTGCGGCCGCATCATTTTCATCGCCAGCGAAGCCGCCCTTACCCCGCCGCCTGACATGGCGGCCTACTCCGCCACCAAGGCAATGCAACTCTCTCTTTCCCGCAGCCTGGCGAACCTGACCAAGGGCACCAAAGTAACGGTCAATACCATCATGCCGGGATCAACCCAGACGGAAGGTGTGGCCCGGCTGGTGCAAGGCCTTTTCCCTGATCTCACGGTCGAGGAGGCTGGCAGGGAATTCATGAAACGCGATCGCCCCAACTCGCTGATTTCCCGCCTGATTCGACCGGAGGAAATCGCCGACTTTGTCGCCTTCGTGAGCAGCCCGCTAGCAGCCGCGATCAATGGAGCGGCGTTGCGCGTCGATGGAGGGTTGATTCATCACATCACGTGA
- the cydC gene encoding thiol reductant ABC exporter subunit CydC → MNHRQTVSRLWKVLRPLRATLALSVGMRIMNHVLAIILIVLAVWGISVIARGGGNRELWSVALALVGLGMVKGVFRYLEQFSGHYVAFRLLADLRRQLYDSLEALAPAGLESERSGDLVSRAIADVERVEVFYAHTIAPAIVAMVIPLAVLGALAVVSPGSALVLLPIVLLVGVVIPFAAHQLGMHAAQRTRNGLGEIAVRLADTIQGIRETLVFGHGDRAETLLERAGDEVGDAQKGLARCSAFQNMATELAIGTGVLAVIVLGSREVLSGTMPVQEFPLVLALTLSVFVPLLGITNLIPDFEQAISSARRLFAIIDRPESGLSSRYFRGGRPKDSGIIFDRVAFSYEPDGAPVLDRVSFAMEPGEITAIVGASGAGKSTLVNLLLRYWHEQRGDIRLGGISLRTLAPERLRELIAVVPQRVHVFNMTLRENIRLARPEATDEQIETAVRLARLHDFIMEQPEGYDTQAHEGGSRLSGGQRQRIAIARAFLRDARVLVFDEATAHLDERTERDIMDSARSWQAMAPDRTVMVIAHRLACVRDASRIVVLELGQVAGFGRHDELLESCEVYADLFAAQSSGALV, encoded by the coding sequence ATGAATCATCGACAAACTGTCTCCCGGCTCTGGAAGGTACTGCGCCCCTTGCGTGCGACCCTGGCGCTTTCTGTTGGCATGCGTATCATGAACCATGTGCTGGCCATCATTCTCATCGTGCTGGCCGTATGGGGGATCTCCGTTATCGCCCGGGGAGGTGGCAACAGGGAGCTTTGGAGTGTGGCCCTGGCTTTGGTCGGGCTGGGCATGGTAAAAGGCGTATTTCGCTATCTGGAGCAGTTTTCAGGGCATTACGTCGCTTTTCGCCTGCTGGCCGACCTGCGGCGCCAATTGTACGACTCGCTTGAGGCTCTCGCTCCGGCGGGATTGGAGAGCGAGCGGAGCGGTGACCTGGTCTCACGAGCCATTGCCGACGTGGAGCGAGTCGAGGTATTTTATGCTCATACCATTGCTCCTGCGATAGTTGCCATGGTCATTCCATTGGCTGTGCTAGGAGCTTTGGCGGTTGTGAGTCCGGGATCAGCGTTGGTTTTACTGCCCATCGTACTCCTGGTTGGCGTGGTTATCCCATTTGCAGCTCATCAGCTAGGTATGCATGCGGCTCAGAGAACGAGAAATGGCCTCGGAGAGATCGCCGTGCGACTGGCGGATACCATTCAGGGGATCCGGGAGACACTGGTCTTCGGCCATGGGGACCGTGCTGAAACTCTTCTCGAGCGCGCAGGCGATGAGGTGGGAGACGCACAAAAGGGGCTGGCCCGTTGTTCGGCATTTCAGAACATGGCGACCGAACTGGCTATCGGGACAGGCGTGCTGGCCGTGATAGTCTTAGGAAGCCGGGAGGTTTTGTCGGGAACAATGCCTGTACAGGAATTTCCCCTTGTTCTTGCTCTGACGTTGAGCGTGTTCGTGCCACTGTTAGGTATAACAAATCTGATTCCCGATTTTGAGCAGGCGATCAGCAGTGCACGGAGACTCTTCGCGATAATTGATCGTCCCGAGAGCGGTCTATCATCTCGGTACTTCAGGGGCGGCCGTCCCAAGGATTCGGGAATCATTTTTGACCGGGTGGCATTTTCCTATGAACCCGACGGAGCTCCGGTGCTGGATCGCGTCTCGTTTGCCATGGAGCCAGGGGAGATCACAGCCATTGTCGGTGCGAGCGGAGCAGGGAAATCAACATTGGTTAACCTGCTTTTGCGCTATTGGCACGAGCAGCGCGGGGATATCCGGCTCGGAGGCATTTCCCTCCGGACCCTTGCACCGGAGAGACTGCGGGAGTTGATCGCTGTGGTTCCGCAGCGGGTGCATGTTTTTAACATGACTCTCCGGGAGAATATCCGCCTCGCCCGGCCCGAGGCAACCGATGAGCAGATCGAGACGGCAGTTCGTCTCGCCCGGCTTCATGACTTTATCATGGAGCAACCAGAGGGATATGACACCCAGGCTCACGAGGGCGGTTCACGGCTTTCTGGTGGGCAACGGCAGCGAATCGCCATCGCACGCGCCTTCCTGCGTGATGCTCGGGTACTGGTTTTCGATGAAGCTACCGCCCACCTTGATGAACGAACGGAGCGCGACATCATGGACTCTGCCCGTTCGTGGCAGGCGATGGCGCCGGACCGCACCGTCATGGTCATCGCGCATCGGCTGGCTTGTGTACGGGACGCCTCGCGAATCGTCGTGCTCGAGCTCGGGCAGGTCGCCGGCTTCGGCAGACATGACGAGCTGCTGGAAAGTTGCGAGGTTTACGCGGATCTCTTTGCGGCGCAGTCCTCCGGCGCGCTGGTCTAG